In Pseudomonas fluorescens NCIMB 11764, a single window of DNA contains:
- the clsB gene encoding cardiolipin synthase ClsB yields the protein MSSAPMEKTTAEHLATHPSIREPGVVDVQYGWQGNSLVELLENGEAYFPRVFEAMRQAKTEILLETFIVFEDKVGNELQQVLIEAAQRGVRVTASLDGFGCGELTTGYLAALSEAGVRIQIFDPAPKRLGFRTNWFRRLHRKIVVVDGTIAFIGGINFSADHLADFGPEAKQDYSVEVQGPAVADIHHFALLQSGRPARAKYWWQRRRQRRSELAFSDHDGQVRLVYRDNGDHRTDIEEVYRQVLRSAQRRVVIANAYFFPGYRLLREIRNAARRGVEVRLILQGQPDMMVAKLAARMTYDYLLKAGVQIHEYCERPLHGKVALVDEDWSTVGSSNLDPLSLSMNLEANVLIRDRAFNRDLFERLEMLSNNHCKAMSADKSPRGRVWHMTVGFLVFHFLRHFPAWAGWLPAHKPRLKPFTHVAGSDLHGPR from the coding sequence ATGAGCAGCGCACCGATGGAAAAGACCACTGCGGAACACCTGGCCACCCACCCGTCGATCCGTGAACCCGGCGTGGTCGACGTCCAATACGGCTGGCAAGGCAACAGCCTGGTGGAACTGCTGGAGAACGGCGAAGCGTATTTTCCGCGGGTGTTCGAGGCCATGCGCCAGGCCAAGACTGAAATCCTCCTGGAAACCTTCATCGTGTTCGAGGACAAGGTGGGCAACGAGCTGCAGCAAGTGCTGATCGAGGCGGCGCAACGCGGCGTGCGCGTCACCGCCAGCCTCGACGGTTTTGGCTGCGGCGAGCTGACCACCGGTTATCTCGCGGCATTGAGCGAGGCCGGCGTGCGCATTCAGATATTTGACCCGGCACCGAAACGGCTCGGCTTTCGCACCAACTGGTTTCGGCGCCTGCACCGCAAGATTGTGGTGGTCGACGGCACGATTGCGTTCATCGGCGGAATCAACTTTTCCGCCGATCATCTGGCTGACTTCGGTCCCGAGGCCAAGCAGGATTACTCGGTTGAAGTGCAAGGCCCGGCGGTGGCGGACATTCATCATTTCGCCCTGCTGCAAAGCGGCCGCCCGGCGCGGGCCAAATACTGGTGGCAGCGGCGCCGGCAGCGGCGTTCGGAACTGGCCTTCAGCGACCACGATGGCCAAGTCAGGCTGGTGTACCGCGACAACGGCGATCACCGGACCGATATCGAAGAGGTTTATCGACAGGTGCTGCGCAGTGCCCAGCGCCGCGTGGTCATCGCCAACGCCTATTTCTTCCCGGGCTATCGCCTGCTGCGCGAGATTCGCAACGCCGCTCGCCGTGGCGTCGAGGTGCGGCTGATTCTGCAAGGTCAGCCGGACATGATGGTGGCCAAACTGGCCGCGCGCATGACCTATGACTACTTGCTCAAGGCCGGCGTGCAGATTCACGAGTATTGCGAGCGGCCGCTGCATGGCAAAGTCGCATTGGTGGACGAGGACTGGAGCACCGTCGGTTCGAGCAATCTCGACCCGCTGAGCCTGTCGATGAACCTGGAAGCCAACGTGCTGATCCGCGATCGTGCCTTCAACCGCGATTTGTTCGAACGCCTCGAAATGCTGAGTAACAACCACTGCAAAGCCATGTCGGCAGATAAATCCCCGCGCGGGCGGGTCTGGCACATGACCGTCGGTTTTCTGGTGTTTCACTTTCTGCGGCACTTCCCGGCGTGGGCCGGCTGGCTGCCGGCACACAAGCCGCGCCTGAAACCCTTCACCCACGTTGCCGGGAGTGATCTTCATGGACCGCGCTGA
- a CDS encoding lysylphosphatidylglycerol synthase domain-containing protein: MDRAETHSAPHADSTTPASVKKTRWSRWKKPLTMLFFLALIVLFTMLAQRIEWNEVFDTLADFKVRTLIIASGLTLVSFLVYACFDLIGRTYIRQDLTWKQILPVGIISYAFNLNLSAWVGGIAMRYRLYSRLGVSKSNIAKILGLSLATNWFGYMVIAGAVFSSGLVRMPPGWKLSTGALQGVGVLLLLVSAGYLAACRFSKRREWAIRGVEINLPSLRMAILQLCLGALNWSLMAAVIFTLLPSKLDYPLVLGVLLISAIAGVITHIPAGLGVLEAVFVALLQHEVSRGSLVAGLLAYRAIYFILPLLITLVMYLVVEAKAKSLRIAKKPK, from the coding sequence ATGGACCGCGCTGAAACACACTCGGCGCCTCACGCCGACAGCACGACACCTGCCTCGGTAAAAAAAACCCGCTGGAGTCGCTGGAAAAAACCGCTGACGATGCTGTTTTTCCTGGCACTGATCGTGTTGTTCACGATGCTGGCCCAGCGCATCGAATGGAACGAGGTGTTCGATACCCTCGCCGACTTCAAGGTGCGCACGCTGATCATTGCCTCCGGGCTGACGCTGGTGAGTTTCCTGGTGTACGCCTGCTTCGACCTGATCGGCCGCACCTACATTCGTCAGGACCTGACCTGGAAGCAGATACTGCCGGTGGGCATCATCAGCTACGCGTTCAACCTTAACCTCAGCGCCTGGGTCGGCGGCATCGCCATGCGTTATCGCTTGTATTCGCGGCTCGGCGTGAGCAAAAGCAACATCGCGAAAATCCTCGGCCTGAGCCTGGCGACCAACTGGTTTGGCTACATGGTGATTGCCGGCGCGGTGTTCAGCAGCGGACTGGTGCGCATGCCGCCCGGCTGGAAACTCAGCACTGGCGCGTTGCAAGGGGTGGGCGTTTTGTTATTGCTGGTGAGCGCGGGTTATCTGGCGGCGTGCCGGTTTTCCAAGCGGCGCGAGTGGGCCATTCGAGGCGTGGAAATCAACCTGCCTTCCTTGCGCATGGCGATCCTGCAACTGTGCCTCGGCGCGCTGAACTGGTCGCTGATGGCGGCGGTTATTTTCACTTTGCTGCCGAGCAAACTGGATTATCCGTTGGTGCTCGGGGTGTTGCTGATCAGCGCCATTGCCGGGGTCATCACCCACATTCCGGCGGGGCTTGGGGTGCTGGAAGCGGTGTTTGTGGCGTTGCTGCAGCATGAGGTGTCGCGGGGGAGCCTGGTGGCGGGGTTGCTGGCGTATCGGGCAATTTATTTCATCTTGCCGTTGCTGATTACGCTGGTGATGTATCTGGTGGTCGAGGCCAAGGCCAAGTCGTTGCGGATCGCGAAAAAGCCCAAGTGA
- a CDS encoding alpha/beta hydrolase family protein, giving the protein MTARSETIQIDIDDEQMSGTFLSPKSKVPGVLFVHGWGGSQERDLERAKGIAGLGCVCLTFDLRGHTGGTGIPLTRVTREDNLRDLLAAYDRLLAHPALDTSAIAVVGTSYGGYLASILTSLRPVRWLALRVPALYRDEQWHTPKRDLDKMDLRDYRSTLVRADSNRALHACSQFTGDVLLVESETDDWVPHATIMSYRAACQQTHSLTHRIIDGADHALSEPVSQQAYTSILVDWITEMVVGERLSIIQSK; this is encoded by the coding sequence ATGACGGCTAGAAGCGAAACCATTCAGATCGACATCGACGATGAACAGATGAGCGGGACTTTTCTCAGCCCCAAATCGAAAGTCCCCGGCGTGCTCTTCGTGCACGGCTGGGGTGGCAGCCAGGAACGCGACCTTGAACGGGCCAAAGGCATCGCCGGTCTGGGCTGCGTGTGCCTGACGTTCGACTTGCGCGGGCACACCGGCGGCACCGGCATTCCGCTGACGCGGGTCACGCGAGAAGACAACCTGCGCGACCTGCTGGCGGCTTACGACCGATTGCTTGCGCATCCGGCACTCGATACTTCGGCGATCGCCGTGGTCGGTACCAGTTATGGCGGTTACCTGGCGTCGATCCTGACGTCATTGCGTCCGGTACGCTGGCTGGCGCTACGGGTGCCGGCGCTGTATCGCGACGAGCAATGGCATACACCCAAGCGCGATCTGGACAAGATGGATTTGCGCGATTACCGCAGCACCCTGGTTCGCGCCGATAGCAATCGCGCGTTGCACGCGTGTTCGCAATTTACCGGGGATGTGCTGTTGGTGGAGTCTGAGACCGACGACTGGGTGCCACACGCGACGATCATGAGCTATCGCGCCGCGTGCCAGCAGACGCATTCGCTGACGCACCGGATTATCGACGGCGCCGATCACGCGTTGAGCGAGCCGGTTTCGCAGCAGGCGTACACCTCGATTCTGGTGGACTGGATCACTGAGATGGTGGTGGGTGAGCGGTTGAGCATCATTCAGTCCAAGTGA
- a CDS encoding DUF3182 family protein: protein MTPTNRKKLVVAHSVRPDAPQHEVESNRALARWLAQILGLKFGGSFDPELHSGRDLYLLPTQTLVGAAAARQLGVSGPEDLWGGYVEHDFICTKAISHGLRNKNAHAPQGWSPLFSERVRSVVLDGLSVFSLDDARPAAEHLLYSGPIRMKPIHACAGRGQEVINSLDQFDEILARPDAQTLFTEGVVLEQDLTDVVTHSVGQSFIGDKVLSYCGDQYLTSDAQGEQVYGGSNLLVVQGDYDDLLKLDLPDEVRLAIRQAQVFDSAADEAYPGFYASRRNYDIAQGLDANGLQRSGVLEQSWRMGGASSAEVAALQSFVNHPTMRAIRVSSVETYIDQALPADAIEVYRGPAQDSEFLLKYVTVQSYDG, encoded by the coding sequence ATGACCCCAACAAACCGCAAGAAACTGGTAGTCGCCCATTCGGTGCGCCCCGACGCGCCACAACATGAAGTCGAATCCAACCGCGCGCTGGCCCGTTGGCTGGCGCAGATCCTCGGGCTCAAATTCGGTGGCAGTTTCGATCCCGAACTGCACAGCGGTCGTGACCTTTATCTGTTGCCCACCCAAACCCTGGTCGGTGCCGCTGCCGCGCGGCAGTTGGGCGTCAGCGGACCGGAGGATTTATGGGGTGGCTACGTCGAGCATGATTTCATCTGCACCAAAGCCATCAGCCACGGCCTGCGGAATAAAAACGCTCACGCTCCGCAAGGTTGGTCGCCGCTGTTTTCCGAGCGGGTGCGCAGTGTGGTGCTGGATGGCCTCAGCGTGTTTTCCCTCGACGATGCGCGCCCTGCGGCGGAACATTTGCTCTACAGCGGCCCCATTCGCATGAAGCCGATTCATGCCTGTGCCGGGCGGGGTCAGGAGGTGATCAACAGCCTTGATCAGTTCGACGAAATCCTTGCCAGGCCCGATGCTCAAACGCTGTTCACCGAAGGTGTGGTGCTGGAACAGGACCTGACCGACGTGGTGACCCACAGCGTCGGCCAAAGCTTCATCGGCGACAAAGTGTTGAGCTACTGCGGTGATCAATACTTGACCAGCGACGCCCAGGGCGAGCAGGTTTATGGAGGGTCCAACCTGCTCGTGGTGCAGGGTGACTACGACGATTTGCTCAAGCTGGACTTGCCCGATGAGGTGCGATTGGCAATCCGCCAGGCGCAGGTGTTCGACAGTGCCGCGGACGAAGCCTATCCCGGCTTCTACGCGTCGCGGCGCAACTACGACATCGCGCAAGGCCTTGACGCTAACGGCCTGCAGCGCAGTGGCGTGCTCGAACAGTCCTGGCGCATGGGGGGCGCCAGCAGCGCGGAAGTGGCGGCATTGCAGAGTTTCGTCAACCACCCGACCATGCGCGCCATCCGTGTGTCTTCGGTGGAAACCTACATCGATCAGGCGCTGCCGGCGGACGCCATCGAGGTGTACCGCGGGCCGGCGCAAGACAGTGAATTTCTTCTCAAGTACGTAACGGTCCAATCCTATGACGGCTAG
- a CDS encoding GlxA family transcriptional regulator gives MDAQRAIAELGVLIYPGAQMAAVHGLTDLFGVANQIAADYQASQLPLLRVSHWQVDGGQAPKRVYDSHPAPDGALVAVLIPPSIAGFSEGQAPQGLLSWIRQQHAQGATLGGVCVGSILLAESGLLDGRSATTHWTSAKAFAERYPAIRLKADTPIVDDGDLITTAGLMAWSELGLRLVDRLLGPSIATGTARFLVVEHSDSASECGSNFSPILSHGDASILKVQHWLQSTGATDVSLAAMAERAGLEERTFLRRFRAATGLKPTEYCQHLRVGKAREMLEFTNGTIDHIAWTVGYQDPSAFRATFKKITGLAPSDYRSRFGVSPTAAVAR, from the coding sequence ATGGACGCACAAAGGGCAATCGCCGAGCTGGGCGTGCTGATTTATCCGGGCGCGCAGATGGCGGCAGTGCACGGGCTGACGGACTTGTTCGGAGTGGCGAACCAGATTGCTGCCGACTATCAGGCTTCACAGTTGCCGCTGTTGCGGGTCAGCCATTGGCAAGTCGATGGCGGTCAGGCACCCAAGCGCGTCTACGACAGCCATCCCGCGCCGGACGGTGCATTGGTGGCGGTGCTGATCCCGCCGTCGATTGCCGGTTTTTCCGAAGGCCAGGCGCCGCAAGGCTTGCTGAGCTGGATTCGGCAGCAACATGCACAAGGCGCGACCCTTGGTGGCGTCTGCGTGGGCTCGATTCTATTGGCCGAAAGCGGCCTGCTCGACGGCCGCAGCGCCACCACCCACTGGACCTCGGCCAAGGCGTTCGCCGAGCGTTACCCGGCGATCCGACTCAAGGCCGATACACCGATCGTCGACGACGGCGACCTGATTACCACGGCTGGGTTAATGGCCTGGTCCGAGCTGGGTTTGCGTCTGGTCGACCGCCTGCTGGGACCGAGCATCGCCACCGGCACGGCGCGTTTTCTGGTGGTGGAACACAGCGACAGCGCGAGCGAATGCGGCAGTAATTTTTCACCGATCCTCAGCCATGGCGACGCCTCGATTCTCAAGGTACAGCATTGGCTGCAAAGCACCGGGGCGACTGATGTGTCGCTGGCGGCGATGGCCGAACGGGCAGGGCTGGAAGAGCGCACGTTCCTGCGCCGATTCCGTGCGGCGACCGGGTTGAAACCCACCGAGTACTGTCAGCACCTGCGGGTCGGCAAGGCCCGGGAAATGCTTGAATTCACCAACGGCACCATCGATCACATTGCCTGGACCGTGGGTTATCAGGACCCGAGCGCTTTTCGCGCGACGTTCAAGAAGATAACGGGTCTGGCGCCGAGTGATTATCGGTCGCGGTTTGGCGTTTCGCCGACGGCAGCCGTGGCTCGTTAG
- a CDS encoding cysteine hydrolase family protein, protein MAKQALIVVDIQNDYFPQGKWPLVGADAAADNAVRLIKAFRDAGDSVVHIRHEFTSNDAPFFTPGSEGAKLHPKVLNRADEPVVLKHFVNSFRETELKSILDEQDIKELVVIGSMSHMCIDGITRAAADMGYTVTVIHDACASRDLEFNGLTVPAAHVHAAFMSALGFAYASVVSTDEFLAAHH, encoded by the coding sequence ATGGCCAAGCAAGCACTCATCGTAGTCGATATCCAAAACGACTACTTCCCCCAAGGCAAGTGGCCGCTGGTCGGTGCGGATGCCGCCGCAGACAACGCCGTACGCCTGATCAAGGCCTTCCGCGATGCTGGCGATTCGGTGGTGCACATTCGCCACGAATTCACCTCCAACGACGCGCCGTTCTTCACTCCGGGCTCCGAAGGCGCGAAGCTGCACCCCAAAGTTCTCAACCGAGCCGACGAGCCGGTGGTGCTCAAGCATTTCGTGAACTCGTTCCGCGAAACCGAACTGAAGTCGATCCTCGACGAACAAGACATCAAGGAACTGGTGGTGATCGGCAGCATGAGCCACATGTGCATCGACGGCATTACCCGCGCAGCCGCCGACATGGGTTACACCGTCACGGTCATTCATGACGCCTGTGCCTCACGTGACCTGGAGTTCAACGGCCTCACCGTTCCGGCGGCCCACGTTCACGCCGCGTTCATGTCGGCCTTGGGTTTCGCCTATGCCAGCGTGGTGTCCACCGACGAGTTCCTGGCGGCGCATCACTGA
- a CDS encoding OsmC domain/YcaO domain-containing protein: MEIKVNFLDNLRLEAKFDDFTVVADQPIRYKGDGSAPGPFDYFLASSALCAAYFVKLYCSTRNIPTDNIRLSQNNIVDPENRYNQIFKIQVELPADISDKDRQGILRSIDRCTVKKVVQAGPEFVIEEVDNLDADAQALLMPASSSEASTYIAGKDLPVEQTIANMSAILADLGMKIEIASWRNIVPNVWSLHIRDAHSPMCFTNGKGATKEGALASALGEFIERLNCNFFYNDQFWGEDIANAAFVHYPDERWFQPGRKDALPADILDEYCLKIYNRDGELRGSHLIDTNSGNEERGICSLPYVRQSDGEVVYFPSNLIENLFLSNGMSAGNTLAEAQVQCLSEIFERAVKREIIEGEFALPDVPAHVLAKYPAILAGIQALEEQGFPVLVKDASLGGEFPVMCVTLMNPRTGGVFASFGAHPSLEVALERSLTELLQGRSFEGLNDLPQPTFEGHAVTEPNNFVEHFIDSSGVVSWRFFSSKSDYEFVEWDFSGQGENSNTEEAATLFGILEGMGKEVYMAVYEHIGATACRILVPDYSEIYPVDDLIWDNTNKALFFRADILNLHRLDEAELQALAERLVESELDDYTDITSLIGIEFDDNTAWGQLTILELKLMIYLALQQFEEAKEAVEMFLQYNDNTVERGLFYQAVNVVLEMKLDEDLELEDYEANFRRMFGNERMDAAIGSVDGSVRFHGLTPTSMKLEGLDRHLRLIDSYKKLHTARANVTPLSR; this comes from the coding sequence ATGGAAATCAAGGTCAACTTTCTCGACAACCTTCGGCTTGAAGCCAAGTTCGACGACTTCACGGTGGTGGCCGATCAACCTATCCGCTACAAGGGCGATGGCTCGGCACCGGGTCCGTTCGACTACTTCCTGGCTTCGTCGGCGCTGTGTGCGGCGTACTTTGTGAAGTTGTATTGCAGCACCCGCAATATCCCCACGGATAACATCCGCCTGTCGCAGAACAACATTGTTGACCCGGAAAACCGCTACAACCAGATTTTCAAGATCCAGGTCGAGCTGCCGGCGGACATCTCCGACAAGGACCGCCAGGGCATCCTGCGCTCCATCGACCGCTGCACCGTGAAAAAAGTGGTGCAAGCCGGGCCTGAGTTTGTGATCGAAGAAGTGGACAACCTCGACGCCGATGCCCAGGCATTGTTGATGCCTGCTTCCAGTTCAGAGGCGAGCACTTATATTGCCGGCAAGGATCTGCCGGTGGAGCAAACCATCGCCAACATGTCGGCCATTCTGGCAGACCTGGGGATGAAGATCGAAATCGCCTCGTGGCGCAATATCGTGCCCAATGTGTGGTCGCTGCATATCCGCGATGCGCACTCGCCAATGTGCTTTACCAACGGCAAGGGCGCGACCAAGGAAGGCGCGCTGGCCTCGGCGCTGGGCGAGTTTATCGAGCGACTGAACTGCAACTTCTTCTATAACGACCAGTTCTGGGGCGAAGACATCGCCAACGCTGCGTTTGTGCACTACCCGGACGAACGCTGGTTCCAGCCTGGCCGTAAAGATGCGTTGCCCGCCGACATTCTCGACGAGTACTGCCTGAAGATTTACAACCGCGACGGCGAGCTGCGTGGTTCTCATCTGATCGATACCAACTCGGGTAATGAAGAGCGCGGCATCTGCTCGCTACCGTATGTGCGTCAGTCGGACGGTGAAGTGGTTTATTTCCCGTCCAACCTGATTGAAAACCTGTTCCTGAGCAACGGCATGAGTGCCGGTAACACGCTGGCCGAAGCCCAGGTGCAGTGCCTGTCGGAGATCTTCGAGCGCGCGGTCAAACGCGAAATCATCGAAGGTGAATTTGCACTGCCGGATGTGCCGGCCCACGTGCTGGCGAAGTACCCCGCAATTCTGGCCGGCATTCAGGCGCTGGAAGAACAAGGGTTCCCCGTGCTGGTGAAGGATGCGTCCCTGGGGGGTGAGTTCCCGGTGATGTGCGTCACGCTGATGAACCCGCGTACCGGCGGTGTGTTTGCCTCGTTCGGCGCGCACCCGAGCCTGGAAGTGGCGCTGGAACGCAGCCTGACCGAATTGCTTCAGGGCCGCAGTTTCGAAGGCCTCAACGACTTGCCACAGCCGACGTTTGAAGGTCATGCGGTGACCGAGCCGAATAACTTCGTCGAGCACTTCATCGACTCCAGCGGCGTGGTGTCGTGGCGCTTCTTCAGCTCAAAGTCGGATTACGAATTCGTGGAGTGGGACTTCTCCGGCCAGGGTGAAAACTCGAATACCGAAGAAGCCGCAACCTTGTTCGGCATTCTCGAAGGCATGGGCAAGGAAGTGTACATGGCGGTGTACGAGCATATCGGCGCGACGGCCTGCCGCATCCTGGTGCCGGACTATTCGGAAATTTATCCGGTAGACGATCTGATCTGGGATAACACCAACAAAGCGCTGTTCTTCCGCGCCGACATCCTGAACCTGCATCGCCTGGACGAGGCCGAACTGCAGGCACTGGCAGAGCGTCTGGTGGAAAGCGAGCTGGACGACTACACCGACATCACCAGTCTGATCGGCATCGAATTTGACGACAATACCGCCTGGGGTCAGCTGACGATCCTGGAATTGAAGCTGATGATTTATCTCGCCTTGCAGCAATTTGAAGAGGCGAAAGAAGCGGTGGAGATGTTCCTGCAGTACAACGACAACACGGTTGAGCGTGGCTTGTTCTATCAGGCCGTCAATGTGGTGCTGGAGATGAAACTGGACGAAGACCTGGAACTGGAGGACTACGAGGCCAACTTCCGCCGGATGTTCGGCAACGAGCGGATGGATGCAGCGATCGGCTCGGTGGACGGCAGCGTACGCTTCCATGGCTTGACGCCGACCAGCATGAAACTGGAGGGGCTCGACCGCCACCTGCGGTTGATCGACAGCTACAAAAAGCTGCACACGGCGCGGGCCAATGTGACCCCTTTATCCCGCTAA
- a CDS encoding single-stranded DNA-binding protein, with amino-acid sequence MARGVNKVILVGTCGQDPEVRYLPNGNAVTNLSLATSEQWTDKQTGQKVEKTEWHRVSMFGKVAEIAGEYLRKGSQVYIEGKLQTREWEKDGIKRYTTEIVVDMQGTMQLLGGRPQQGDQQGGGNNYQQSAPAPRQQAPRPQQSSAPQQSRPAPQQQAAPQPAPDFDSFDDDIPF; translated from the coding sequence ATGGCCCGTGGGGTTAACAAAGTCATATTGGTCGGCACTTGCGGCCAGGATCCCGAAGTTCGCTACTTGCCTAACGGTAACGCCGTGACCAACCTGAGTCTGGCGACCAGCGAACAGTGGACCGACAAGCAAACCGGCCAGAAAGTCGAGAAGACTGAATGGCACCGTGTGTCGATGTTCGGCAAGGTAGCGGAAATCGCCGGCGAGTACCTGCGTAAAGGTTCGCAGGTCTACATCGAAGGCAAGCTGCAGACCCGCGAGTGGGAAAAAGACGGTATCAAGCGTTACACCACTGAAATCGTGGTCGACATGCAAGGCACCATGCAACTGCTCGGTGGCCGTCCACAGCAGGGCGACCAACAAGGCGGGGGCAACAACTATCAGCAGTCCGCCCCGGCTCCACGCCAGCAGGCTCCGCGTCCGCAACAGTCGTCGGCACCTCAACAGTCGCGTCCGGCTCCACAGCAGCAGGCCGCTCCTCAGCCGGCTCCGGATTTCGACAGCTTTGATGACGATATCCCGTTCTAA
- a CDS encoding MFS transporter, which produces MHDPHSERMSGSETRAASGLALVFAFRMLGMFMVLPVLATYGMDLAGATPALIGLAIGAYGLTQAIFQIPFGFISDRIGRRPVIYLGLIVFALGSVLAANADSIWGVIAGRILQGAGAISAAVMALLSDLTREQHRTKAMAMIGMTIGLSFAVAMVVGPLLTRAFGLSGLFFATGGMALFGIVIVMFMVPRSTGPLQHRESGVARQALMPTLKHPDLLRLDLGIFVLHAMLMSSFVALPLALVEKAGLPKEQHWWVYLTALLISFFAMIPFIIYGEKKRKMKRVLLGAVLTLMLTELFFWQFGDSLRALVIGTVVFFTAFNLLEASLPSLISKVSPAGGKGTAMGVYSTSQFLGSALGGILGGWMFQHGGLSAVFLGCAGLAALWLAFAVTMREPPYVTSLRLPLSPEAIREAGLVERLKAVVGVTDAVIVEDEAAIYIKLDTELLDRTTLERLVNNPAGAACVA; this is translated from the coding sequence ATGCACGATCCCCACAGCGAACGCATGAGTGGCAGTGAGACCCGCGCAGCAAGCGGTCTGGCCCTTGTGTTCGCCTTCCGTATGCTTGGCATGTTCATGGTGTTGCCGGTATTGGCGACCTATGGGATGGATCTGGCGGGAGCGACCCCGGCCCTGATCGGGCTGGCGATTGGCGCTTACGGCCTGACCCAGGCGATTTTCCAGATCCCTTTCGGTTTCATTTCCGACCGCATCGGGCGTCGCCCGGTGATTTACCTGGGGCTGATCGTCTTCGCCCTCGGCAGCGTGCTGGCGGCCAATGCCGATTCGATCTGGGGCGTTATCGCCGGACGAATCCTGCAAGGCGCCGGGGCCATTTCCGCGGCCGTGATGGCGTTGCTGTCAGACCTGACCCGCGAACAGCATCGGACCAAAGCCATGGCCATGATCGGCATGACGATCGGTCTGTCGTTCGCGGTCGCCATGGTGGTAGGACCGTTGCTGACCCGCGCTTTCGGCCTGTCCGGATTGTTTTTCGCCACCGGTGGCATGGCGCTGTTTGGCATCGTGATCGTGATGTTCATGGTGCCGCGCTCCACCGGGCCGTTGCAGCATCGCGAGTCCGGCGTCGCGCGTCAGGCGCTGATGCCGACGCTCAAGCACCCGGACCTGCTGCGCCTGGACCTGGGCATTTTTGTGTTGCACGCGATGTTGATGTCGAGCTTCGTGGCGTTGCCATTGGCCCTGGTCGAAAAAGCCGGGCTGCCCAAAGAGCAGCACTGGTGGGTCTATTTGACTGCGCTGCTGATTTCTTTCTTCGCCATGATCCCGTTCATTATCTACGGCGAGAAGAAACGCAAAATGAAACGAGTTTTATTGGGCGCGGTGCTGACGCTGATGCTCACTGAGCTATTCTTCTGGCAGTTCGGCGATAGCTTGCGGGCTCTGGTGATCGGGACGGTGGTGTTCTTTACCGCGTTCAATCTGCTGGAAGCTTCGTTGCCATCGCTGATCAGCAAGGTTTCACCGGCGGGCGGCAAGGGCACGGCGATGGGGGTTTATTCCACCAGCCAGTTCCTCGGTTCGGCGCTGGGCGGGATCCTCGGCGGCTGGATGTTCCAGCACGGCGGTTTGTCGGCGGTATTCCTCGGATGCGCCGGCCTGGCTGCCCTCTGGCTGGCCTTTGCTGTTACCATGCGCGAACCACCTTACGTGACGAGCCTGCGCTTGCCGTTGTCGCCCGAGGCGATCCGCGAAGCGGGTCTGGTCGAGCGCCTGAAGGCCGTCGTAGGGGTAACAGATGCAGTAATCGTCGAAGATGAAGCGGCGATTTACATAAAATTGGACACCGAACTATTGGATCGCACCACCCTTGAGCGCCTGGTGAACAACCCGGCCGGGGCAGCGTGCGTAGCCTAG